A window from Dama dama isolate Ldn47 chromosome 11, ASM3311817v1, whole genome shotgun sequence encodes these proteins:
- the C11H2orf78 gene encoding uncharacterized protein C2orf78 homolog, with translation MQERIPEVQDSRVAVCKGEEATVTATLDILTWEGKGTVSRMPLVYKRAGCQDARVAQGTRGSKLWSKELQPKAAREKVCNQLCVLSSLLPSLKTSSSIISSSLVSAVNLSSSSLTMSENFQNPSVLGTQNSLQLSLPVVSNTASLTGSVCNFSRVSAPALSSAWLLPAGSSTSFQPLMGSAYLYQHSSTTMLSGVAGQSQLSTSAASYPGIFEWDTEKKSSSLGDFTVTVIDQDTAVSSMSMPAQYDKTSEVTSMVPLYPSLSANLVQGTPSQIPNQGHSLSLTPQERGQVYYCHQGTLGPLLSGELGPCLQSYGSVSHAGGRTSAQPEMVMVLKEIQPTDILPPASTSGIYYSVSAQPITETGFQVMETSLGSQLPSQTFCLSETSEFPRSCISRNIQILESNPPLELGDISMITPVQSASNLLALPPVPSQEQTDNKNLDDIKTKFSKPLDAYQIPIENQDPPLVPLEISDIHELLASIDPLSQEEQLVSENENLGKNSLSFEDLGTLENGFDSSSGFADIATLVEDIHLPQFFHSLKDLDQSEAPKLIKAKDTSAVKVNQVQEKPNVIKVPSDQPRKNKHKASESVSDAPKAKIQPKNPECLLGEEVITCNAAVGDKAPVNTVKQSNSKAQKAASGRINKAKSHGQEKTKRTREKKKAEKNKPSGNKVKAEEKPSIPKMKRKKNQPDFSQENFKKPRSCLGMHMLESVQVFHALGKKSDKKTGLNSSRVLGNSSNPKDPQPSPAIKSWLNTPCEGKGPDKTQVKAQKPDDGAEKECLSPARCELPPPGKVKLVPLPFPTLDKPQARPVPRRPQPVASYRPAVACSAWPGSTNSAQPAAVNASRPAPASLPGPAKPVQTTVTNPTQPGLTKPTWPSVPQSVAPRPVPYKTSSCTSLQRESVPPPVTKRQSPPKPQTQFLLQDFRFQPIPWRKPNVPEPVMSKPITKEQRPEREAMKRQAQLERENAAKYTSLGKVQYFIEREKEMEIARYYGYAM, from the exons ATGCAAGAGAGAATCCCAGAGGTCCAAGATTCTAGAGTGGCTGTTTGCAAGGGGGAGGAGGCTACAGTAACTGCCACCCTGGATATACTTACGTGGGAAGGAAAAGGGACAGTATCCAGAATGCCTCTCGTATATAAAAGAGCTGGATGTCAGGATGCCCGTGTGGCCCAAGGAACCAGAGGTAGCAAATTATGGTCAAAAGAATTGCAACCAAAGGCTGCAAGAGAAAAGGTCTGCAACCAGCTGTGTGTCCTAAGCTCTCTG CTGCCGTCACTCAAGACATCCTCTAGCATCATCTCCTCCTCCCTTGTATCTGCAGTTaatctttcctcctcttctctgacCATGTCAG AAAATTTCCAAAATCCATCTGTACTTGGAACTCAGAATTCTCTGCAGCTCTCTCTTCCTGTGGTGAGCAACACAGCTTCCCTCACAGGAAGTGTCTGCAACTTCTCCAGGGTCTCTGCTCCAGCCCTCAGTTCAGCATGGCTATTGCCAGCGGGCTCCAGCACCTCTTTCCAGCCACTCATGGGTAGTGCCTACCTTTACCAACATTCCAGCACAACTATGTTATCTGGAGTCGCTGGCCAGAGCCAGCTCTCCACTTCAGCTGCTTCCTATCCAGGTATTTTTGAGTGGGACACTGAGAAGAAGTCTTCTTCACTTGGAGACTTCACTGTGACAGTCATTGACCAAGACACAGCTGTTTCCTCCATGTCTATGCCAGCCCAGTATGACAAAACGTCAGAAGTCACTAGCATGGTCCCTCTGTATCCATCTCTTTCCGCCAACCTTGTTCAGGGAACACCATCTCAGATTCCAAATCAGGGACACAGCCTGTCACTTACCCCCCAGGAAAGAGGCCAGGTATATTACTGTCACCAAGGCACACTGGGGCCTTTACTATCTGGAGAGCTTGGCCCCTGCCTGCAGTCCTATGGCTCTGTGTCGCACGCAGGAGGCAGGACCTCTGCCCAACCAGAAATGGTCATGGTACTAAAGGAGATTCAGCCCACAGATATCCTACCACCAGCTTCTACCTCTGGAATCTACTACTCTGTGTCTGCTCAGCCCATCACAGAAACAGGTTTTCAAG TGATGGAGACTTCCCTGGGATCGCAACTTCCAAGCCAGACATTTTGTCTCTCAGAAACTTCAGAATTCCCTAGGTCCTGCATTAGCAGAAATATCCAGATACTTGAGAGTAATCCACCACTTGAACTTGGGGACATTTCAATGATAACTCCAGTCCAGAGTGCCAGTAATCTCCTGGCACTGCCTCCAGTTCCAAGCCAGGAACAAACAGATAATAAGAATTTGGATGATATTAAAACTAAGTTTTCAAAGCCTCTGGATGCTTACCAGATTCCAATAGAAAACCAAGATCCTCCGCTAGTGCCTTTAGAAATCTCTGATATTCACGAGCTCCTGGCCAGCATTGATCCCCTCAGCCAAGAGGAGCAACTTGTTTCTGAAAATGAGAATCTGGGAAAGAACAGCCTGAGTTTTGAGGACTTAGGGACACTTGAAAATGGGTTTGACTCTAGCAGTGGCTTTGCAGACATTGCTACACTGGTAGAGGATATTCACCTTCCCCAGTTCTTTCATTCTTTGAAAGACCTTGATCAATCCGAAGCTCCAAAGTTGATCAAAGCCAAAGATACCAGCGCTGTTAAGGTAAATCAGGTGCAGGAAAAGCCAAATGTCATAAAGGTGCCCTCTGATCAACCCAGGAAGAACAAACATAAAGCCTCTGAGTCTGTCAGTGATGCTCCCAAGGCCAAAATCCAGCCAAAGAACCCAGAGTGCCTGTTAGGGGAAGAAGTGATTACATGCAATGCTGCAGTCGGTGACAAGGCTCCTGTGAACACAGTCAAACAGTCGAACAGCAAAGCTCAGAAAGCTGCATCCGGCAGGATCAACAAAGCTAAGAGCCATGGGCAGGAAAAGACCAAGAGaaccagagaaaaaaagaaggctgAAAAGAATAAGCCATCAGGGAACAAAGTCAAGGCAGAGGAGAAGCCAAGCATTCCCAAGATGAAGCGGAAGAAAAACCAACCTGACTTTAGCCAAGAGAACTTTAAAAAGCCTCGAAGCTGCCTAGGCATGCACATGCTGGAGTCTGTGCAGGTTTTTCATGCACTGGGGAAGAAGAGTGATAAGAAAACTGGGCTCAATTCCTCTCGGGTCCTGGGAAATTCAAGCAACCCTAAAGACCCCCAGCCATCCCCTGCTATTAAGTCATGGCTCAATACCCCATGTGAGGGTAAAGGTCCTGACAAAACTCAAGTCAAAGCCCAGAAACCAGATGATGGTGCTGAAAAAGAGTGTCTATCTCCAGCACGGTGTGAGCTGCCTCCTCCTGGGAAGGTCAAGTTAGTACCTTTGCCTTTTCCTACCTTGGACAAGCCTCAGGCTCGACCTGTTCCTCGGAGGCCACAGCCTGTGGCCTCATATCGGCCTGCTGTGGCTTGTTCTGCCTGGCCTGGTTCTACTAACTCAGCTCAACCTGCTGCAGTCAATGCATCCCGCCCAGCTCCTGCATCTTTGCCAGGTCCTGCCAAACCAGTTCAGACAACTGTGACCAATCCAACCCAACCGGGTTTGACCAAACCTACCTGGCCTAGTGTCCCTCAGTCTGTTGCTCCTCGGCCTGTACCCTACAAAACTTCATCTTGCACTTCTCTCCAGCGGGAGTCTGTTCCCCCTCCTGTGACCAAGCGCCAGTCCCCACCCAAGCCTCAAACCCAATTTCTACTCCAAGACTTCCGCTTCCAACCAATTCCTTGGAGGAAACCCAATGTGCCTGAGCCAGTAATGTCAAAGCCCATCACAAAAGAGCAGCGGCCAGAGCGGGAGGCCATGAAGAGGCAGGCTCAACTAGAGCGTGAGAATGCT